A single region of the Nicotiana sylvestris chromosome 6, ASM39365v2, whole genome shotgun sequence genome encodes:
- the LOC138870648 gene encoding uncharacterized protein, whose translation MSEYGDDAETEMGENPFVDIEEYIEDTNAIVPPAVGAATFKVEHGLILMLKAEGFFRNSTDDDPTQHLRNFLGVCAMHKQNNVSDDALRLRCFKYSLAGDARKWLQNLPPNSIHSWPKLVRAFLSKWFPQSKKSELRDKIFFFKQIQGEQLHEAWDRFKLYLVRSPNHGFPDSMLLENFYMGLDPMNQAIAKNAADRSFMDKSFARVTQILDKMAKHNQAWHSEDTTGGISYGSPSLSNLIKENQERDQVIARLATNVNVLTKMFIENQTKKVNAVEDVQPILDENFEEANYINNPQGGCQSQPYHGQGQQSQWRPNPQGQGHQQWRNDQGNSHQGNWNNNNFANRSSNPYVPPKGHYANQGSSSESKLESMLERVLQNQ comes from the coding sequence aTGTCTGAATATGGTGATGATGCGGAGACAGAAATGGGAGAGAATCCTTTCGTAGACATCGAGGAGTACATTGAGGATACTAACGCCATTGTACCGCCAGCTGTTGGAGCTGCAACATTTAAAGTGGAACACGGTCTAATTCTGATGCTCAAGGCAGAAGGATTTTTCAGAAACTCCACAGATGATGATCCAACACAACACCTTAGGAATTTCTTGGGTGTGTGTGCAATGCACAAACAAAATAATGTCTCTGACGATGCCTTGAGGTTGAGATGCTTCAAGTATTCTCTAGCCGGGGATGCGAGGAAATGGCTCCAGAATCTGCCACCCAACTCTATCCATTCTTGGCCCAAACTTGTCCGGGCATTTTTGTCCAAGTGGTTCCCGCAGAGCAAAAAGTCTGAGTTGCGGGataagattttcttcttcaagcagaTACAGGGAGAGCAGTTGCATGAGGCATGGGATCGCTTCAAATTATACTTGGTGAGGTCTCCAAACCACGGTTTTCCGGATTCCATGTTGTTGGAAAATTTTTATATGGGTTTGGATCCCATGAACCAAGCCATCGCCAAGAATGCAGCCGACAGATCTTTCATGGACAAATCATTTGCAAGAGTGACACAAATCTTGGACAAAATGGCAAAGCACAACCAAGCATGGCATTCAGAGGATACTACCGGAGGAATCTCATATGGCTCTCCTTCCTTGAGCAACTTAATCAAGGAAAATCAAGAGAGGGATCAAGTGATTGCCAGGCTTGCAACAAATGTAAATGTGCTAACAAAGATGTTTATCGAGAATCAAACAAAGAAAGTGAATGCAGTGGAAGATGTCCAACCCATCTTAGATGAAAATTTTGAGGAAGCAAATTATATCAACAACCCTCAAGGAGGGTGTCAAAGTCAACCCTACCATGGTCAAGGGCAACAAAGCCAGTGGAGGCCAAACCCGCAAGGGCAAGGCCACCAACAATGGAGAAATGATCAAGGTAACTCacatcaaggaaattggaacaacaacaactttGCAAACCGGAGCTCCAACCCGTATGTTCCCCCAAAAGGTCATTATGCAAATCAAGGGTCGTCAAGTGAGTCAAAGTTAGAAAGCATGCTTGAAAGAGTATTGCAAAACCAATAA
- the LOC104249280 gene encoding uncharacterized membrane protein At1g16860-like codes for MGSRFPSHQLSSGLYVSGRPEQPKERTPTMSSVAMPYTGGDIKKSGELGKMFVIPTTDGSRSRKSGPINNAPLRTGSFGGATSHSGQLNSVNRMTSAGGTGSVSLKKTNSGPLNKHGEPMKKSSGPQGGVGTVSSRQNSGPIPPVLPTTGLITSGPLNSAGAPRKVSGPLDSTGSMKLQHSAIVNNQAVTRINQDEEYSFRKSFPKPIFWSIILLFVMGFIAGGFILGAVRNPILLVVVIVLFAVVSVVFIWNTCYGRKAIIGFISQYPDAELRTAKDGQFVKVSGVVTCGNVPLESSFQKVPRCVYTVTSLYEYRGWDSKTANAEHRRFSWGLRAMERHVTDFYISDFQSGLRALVKTGYGARVTPYVEESIIVDIDQSNRDMSPQFVRWLADRNLSSDDRIMRLKEGYIKEGSTVSVMGVVQRNDNVLMIVPPPEPFSTGCQWAKCILPASLEGIVLRCEDSSKIDVIPV; via the exons ATGGGTTCTCGATTCCCATCTCATCAGTTGAGCAGTGGCCTTTATGTATCTGGCCGGCCTGAGCAGCCAAAAGAAAGGACTCCAACTATGAGCTCAGTTGCCATGCCTTATACAGGCGGGGATATCAAAAAGTCTGGAGAACTTGGAAAAATGTTTGTTATTCCAACAACGGATGGCTCAAGATCACGGAAATCTGGACCTATCAACAATGCCCCGTTGAGAACTGGATCCTTTGGTGGCGCTACTTCTCATTCAGGTCAACTGAATTCAGTCAATCGTATGACTTCTGCTGGAGGTACTGGATCTGTTTCTTTGAAGAAGACCAATTCTGGGCCTTTAAATAAACATGGGGAGCCTATGAAGAAGTCCTCTGGTCCTCAAGGTGGGGTAGGTACTGTTTCGTCCCGCCAAAATTCTGGACCTATCCCCCCAGTTCTCCCTACCACAGGCCTCATTACATCTGGTCCTCTAAACTCTGCTGGAGCTCCTCGAAAAGTTTCAGGTCCTTTGGATTCAACAGGGTCTATGAAATTGCAGCATTCTGCTATAGTTAATAACCAAGCTGTTACTCGCATTAACCAAGATGAAGAATATTCCTTCCGCAAGAGCTTCCCGAAGCCAATATTTTGGTCCATCATTCTTTTATTTGTGATGGGATTTATTGCTGGTGGCTTTATCCTTGGCGCTGTCCGCAATCCCATTCTCCTCGTAgttgttattgtcctttttgcTGTAGTCAGCGTGGTGTTCATATGGAATACTTGTTATGGAAGAAAAGCTATCATTGGTTTCATTTCTCAGTACCCAGATGCTGAGCTTAGAACTGCAAAAGATGGCCAATTTGTTAAAGTTTCTGGG GTTGTTACCTGTGGAAATGTTCCTCTTGAATCCTCATTTCAGAAGGTTCCTAGATGTGTTTATACAGTCACAAGCTTATATGAGTACCGAGGGTGGGATTCAAAAACTGCTAACGCAGAACATCGTCGGTTTTCTTGGGGACTTCGTGCAATGGAG CGGCATGTCACTGATTTCTATATCTCCGATTTCCAGTCTGGATTAAGGGCTTTGGTCAAAACTGGATATGGTGCAAGAGTAACCCCTTATGTTGAAGAGTCTATTATTGTAGATATCGATCAATCAAACAGGGACATGTCACCCCAGTTTGTCAGATGGCTGGCAGATAGAAATCTATCCAGTGATGACAGAATAATGCGATTGAAAGAAGG GTATATAAAAGAAGGTAGCACTGTCAGTGTAATGGGAGTTGTCCAGCGGAACGATAACGTTTTGATGATTGTTCCTCCTCCAGAGCCATTTTCAACAGGATGTCAGTGGGCTAAATGCATTCTTCCAGCCAGTCTGGAGGGTATTGTATTGAGATGTGAGGACAGTTCAAAGATTGATGTTATTCCAGTGTAG
- the LOC104249281 gene encoding uncharacterized protein, whose product MTEVVGSHTASIQKLEMQMRDLSREQNPKEKGQLLSDTIANPKSGGSGSTSHVMEITTRSGKVLRGDIKQEVVGEEAKQEVEAEEQGVVEVERVPEKEKVQEVNQEGVKEKEKETSKAPPPIPRPPSPFPQRLIRRVDDSKIEKFYDILKQLSVSIPFLEAFQEMPGFAKYLKDLITKNRTTKNEMVNMTHRVSSIIATRPVQKKEDPRAFTIPCTIGERDFAKALCDNGASINLMPLAIYKQARLGMPRPTSMRLQMADRSIKRPVGIVDDVIVKVGKFHLHADFVILDCAVDKEIPIILGIPFRTTGRALMDSE is encoded by the coding sequence ATGACCGAAGTTGTTGGCTCTCACACCGCATCTATCCAAAAGTtagagatgcaaatgagagaccTTTCAAGAGAGCAAAACCCAAAGGAAAAAGGGCAACTTCTTAGTGATACCATTGCGAACCCGAAGAGTGGTGGAAGTGGCTCAACTTCTCACGTCATGGAAATAACTACTAGAAGTGGGAAGGTTTTACGAGGTGACATTAAGCAAGAGGTTGTTGGGGAAGAAGCCAAACAAGAAGTTGAAGCAGAAGAGCAAGGGGttgttgaagttgaaagggtGCCGGAAAAAGAGAAGGTGCAGGAAGTGAACCAAGAAGGGGTGAAGGAAAAGGAGAAGGAGACATCAAAAGCTCCACCTCCTATTCCTAGACCTCCTTCGCCTTTTCCTCAAAGACTTATTAGAAGGGTTGATGATAGCAAGATTGAGAAATTCTATGATATTCTAAAGCAATTGTCGGTGAGCATTCCATTCTTGGAGGCTTTTCAAGAAATGCCGGGGTTTGCCAAATATTTGAAGGATTTGATCACCAAAAATAGGACCACAAAGAATGAGATGGTAAACATGACTCACCGGGTTAGCTCTATTATTGCCACAAGACCTGTCCAAAAGAAAGAGGATCCGAGAGCATTTACTATTCCATGCACTATCGGGGAGCgtgactttgcaaaagccctttgtgacaATGGGGCTAGCATCAACTTGATGCCACTTGCCATCTACAAGCAAGCGAGATTAGGGATGCCGAGGCCAACAagcatgaggttacaaatggccgATCGATCTATTAAGCGACCAGTaggaattgttgatgatgtgaTTGTGAAAGTTGGAAAATTCCATTTGCACGCCGACTTTGTAATTCTTGACTGTGCTGTTGataaagagatccctatcatcttGGGGATACCATTCCGAACCACGGGAAGAGCACTCATGGATTCGGAGTGA